DNA from Coffea arabica cultivar ET-39 chromosome 10c, Coffea Arabica ET-39 HiFi, whole genome shotgun sequence:
ATAAAGTTCTTTGATAAGATCAAATCCAAGGAGTTTAGTGTCAAGTAGAGCAATCAAGGCATACCTCCTGGACAGTGCATCGGCAATGACACTGATCTTGCCCGCTTTGTACTTGATCACATAAGGAAAGGACTCCACAAAATTGACCCACCGGACGTGTCTCTTACTCAACTTGTGTTGAGACTTGAGATGCTTTAGAGCCTCGTGGTCAGTGTGGATGACAAATTCCTTAGGCCACAGATAATGTTGCCATGTTTCCAGTGCACGAATCAAAGTATAAAACTCCTTATCGTAGGTGGAGTAGTTCAAGGCAGCACCGTTCAATTTCTCACTAAAATATGCGATTGGTCTTCCCCTCTTGGATCAATACGGCTCTAATTCCTACATCAGAAGCATCACACTCAACCTTAAAAGTTTTATCAAAACTAGGTAAGGACAATAAgggtgcatgtgtgagcttATGTTTAAGGAGTTGGAACGCCTTCTCCTGAGCTTTCCCCCACTTGAACTTCACATCCTTCTTGATAATGGCGGTAAGAGGGGCAGCTATAGTACTGAAATCCTTCACGAACCGGCGATAGAAGCCTGTAAGGCCGTGAAAACTCCGAACTTCACTCATGGTCTTGGGCACGGGCCACTCATTGATGGCCTGGATTTTGCTCTCGTCCACTTTAATGCCCTGTGCACTAACCTTATAATCAAGAAAAACAAGCTTATTAGTGCAGAAAGTACATTTGTCAAGATTAGCGAATAACCTCTCCCTGCGCAAAACATCAAGAACAGCTCGTACATGTGCTACATGTTCCTCAGCACTCTTGCTGTATATCAAAATGTCGtcaaaataaataacaacaaaTTTACCTAAGAACGGGCGAAGCACATGATTCATAAAACGCATAAATGTACTAGGAGCGTTAGTCAAACCAAAGGGCATAACTAACTACTCATACAGGCCATACTTAGTCTTGAAGGCTGTCTTCCACTCGTCCCCTTCTTTCATTCGAATTTGATAGTAGCCACTCTTAAGATCAATCTTGGTGAAAATGACTGCACCATACAATTCGTCAAGCATAACATCTAAACGAGGTATAGGGTGACGATACTTAACTGTGATAGCATTGACGGCGCGGCAGTCTACACACATCCTCCAAGTGCCTTCTTTCTTTGGGACCAGTATGACTGGAACTGCACATGAGCTCATGCTCTCTCGAGCCTAACCTCTCTCTAAGAGCTCATCTACTTGCCGTTGGATCTCCTtagtctcctcagggcccatctTGTAGGCCGGTCTGTTAGGTAAGGATGTTCCAGGAATGAAGTCGATCTGGTGCTCGATCCCTCTAAGTGGTGGCAGACTACTGGGGATCTCATCTGGTAAAACGTCCTCAAATTCTTGTAATAAAGAGGAGATTTCAGGAGGTAAGTCATTGAGTGCTTCATGGGAAAGTAAAATCACTTCTTTGCAATATAAGATATAAACAACTTGTTTGGACAAAAGTAATTTGCAAATTTCCCTGTTCTTTGCAAGCAAGTTAGGGCGTTTGTCCAATCGACCAGATGTACCAGGGTTGGATGTCCTCTCGGTCGGTGCTCTAATGATTGCCTGAGAATTGGGTGACCTTTTAGCCACCTCTCGTTCATGCTCCTGTTGCAAACGCAATTGGTTTTCATGCACCTGCTGAGGTGTGAGAGGAACAAGTGTCATCTTCTTATTGTGGTGCAAGAAGGAGTACTTGTTGGTAAAGCCATCATGGGTAGTCTTCTTGTCATATTGTCATGGCCGTCCCAACAAAATGTGAGAAACTTGCATGGGAACGACGTCGCAAAGGACCTCATCCTCATACTTCCCAATCTGGAAAGGCACCACCACTTGCTTGGTAACTTTGATATCGCCACTCTCATTGAGCCATTGCAAGCGATATGGGCTAGGGTGCCTCAACGTGGGCAAGGAAAGATGATCCACCATAAGAGTACTTGCCACGTTAGTACAACTACCcgcatcaatgatgagactacaTACTCTTCCCTTGACGTTACATCGCGTGTAGAATATGTTGTCACGTTGGGCCTCATCCACCTTCTTGACTTGCGTTGCAAGAGTCCGACGGGCTACTAGAGCAACACCCACTTGCTCAGTAGTAGCCTCAACCTCTACCTCGGAATTTTCACTTTCTTCAGTCAATGGAGGCATGTCAGCGAACTCGTCCTCGTCGTCAGATATGACATCTTCGCTAGGTAGGACAATCATAGTGCGTCTATTGGGACATTGAGAAGCAATGTGCCCAaatccttggcatttgaagcacttgTCGCGGCTGTGTGGCTTGGAGGAGTCGAATGAAGGCCTTGGAGTTGTCTTTGGGGTCTGCTTGGGTGGCTCGATTTTAGGGGTAAATTTGGACACCCCTGGATTAGGCCGTTCCCGCTCGAAGGTCGGGTTGCCCCTCCACACAGGCATGGCCGAGAAGTTAGGGTTACGAGGGTTACCCCTCCTCTTAAGTCTCCTCTCGATCTTGGATGCTTTGTCGATCAATTCAGGCATATCCATGT
Protein-coding regions in this window:
- the LOC113714127 gene encoding uncharacterized protein; this encodes MTLVPLTPQQVHENQLRLQQEHEREVAKRSPNSQAIIRAPTERTSNPGTSGRLDKRPNLLAKNREICKLLLSKQVVYILYCKEVILLSHEALNDLPPEISSLLQEFEDVLPDEIPSSLPPLRGIEHQIDFIPGTSLPNRPAYKMGPEETKEIQRQVDELLERG